Below is a genomic region from Billgrantia tianxiuensis.
CTTCGGTGAGCGTCATGCCGTTTCGCAACGGGCACCGCTGGGTGCCCGTTTGCATGTCGGACACCGTTGCCAGGAGCCAATCATGACCGGCTACCGCGGCCGCTTTGCCCCCACGCCTTCGGGCCCCTTGCACTTCGGTTCGCTGATCGCGGCCCTGGCCAGCTTTCTCGATGCCCGCCGCACCGGCGGCGAGTGGCTACTGCGCATCGAGGACATCGATCCACCGCGCTGCCCGGCGGGAGCGGCCGATACCATCCTGCGCCAGCTCGAGGTCTTCGGCCTGCACTGGGACGGCCCGGTGCTCTGGCAGCACGACCGCGCCCCGGCCTACGCTGCCGCGCTCGAGCGGCTCGAGGCACTGGGCTTGGCTTACCCTTGCACTTGCTCGCGCAAGCAGTGGCGTGAACATTCGATCTATCCTGGCTGGTGCCGTAAAGGTCCGTGCGCGCCAGGCCAGCCGGCTGCCTGGCGACTGCGCAGCGATCTCGGCCTGCGTCCGGTAGTCTGGCAGGATCGGCTGTTCGGCGAGCAGCGCTTCGATCCCGCCGTCCTCGGCGACGTGGTGCTCCGGCGCAAGGATGGGCTATGGGCCTACCAACTTGCCGTGGTGGTGGACGATGCCGACCAAGGCATCAGCGATGTGGTGCGAGGCCATGACCTGCTCGACAACACACCCTGGCAGCGCCAATTGCAGCACGCGCTGGGCCTGCCCGAGCCGCGTTACCTCCATCTGCCCTTGATCGTCAATCGCGAAGGCCAGAAGCTGTCGAAGCAGAACCTGGCCCCCGCGCTGCCGCTCGAGGACGCTCTGGTGCGTCCGCTGCTGCATGGCGCCCTTGTCTCTCTCGACCAGGCGCCGCCCGTCGAGCTGAGAACAGCGCCGGTGCAGGAGCAGCTTGCCTGGGCCATTGGCCACTGGGAACCGTGCCGAATCCGTCCCGAGGCCCATCGCAGGGAGTGAGGAGCCCCCATGTACGTCTATCGCATCATGCTGTTCCTGGTCTTCGGCGGCTACCTGCTCTCGCCGCTGCTGATGAGCGGCTGGTCTAGCCCCGGCGTGGCCTGGTACCGCCCCTTCGCTATCTGGGGCGTGTTGATCGCCCTGACGCTGTGGCTCGAACAGAAGAGAAAACTCGATGAGCGCTAGCCTGACCAGCGTCTTCGTCCTGGGCGCCGGCTACCTGTTGCTGATGTTCCTCTGCGCACTGGCGGTGGAGCGAGGTTGGCTCAGCCGCAGGGTGACACGCCATCCGGCCGTCTACACCCTGGCGCTCGGCGTCTATGCCAGCGCCTGGGCGATCTACGGCAGTCTGGAACTGGCGGCCGATTCGGGCTATGGCTACCTGGCCTACTACCTGGGCGTGGCCGGCGCCTTCCTGCTGGCCCCGGTGCTGCTGGTACCGATCCAGCGCATGACCCGCACCCACCAGCTCTCCTCGCTGGCCGACCTGTTCGCCTTCCGCTTTCGCTCGCGCTGGGTCGGCACTCTGATCACCGTGATCAGCCTGCTGGCCGTGATGCCGCTACTGGCGCTGCAGGTCCAGACTCTGGGCGACGCCGCCTACCTGATGACCGGCACCACCTCACCATCCCTGTTCGCCCTGGCCCTGTGTCTACTGATCGCGCTGTTCGCGATGACCTTCGGCACTCGCCGTGGCAAGGGCACCGCCCGGCACGACACCCTGCTCGCCGTGATCGCGCTCACGTCGGTGGTCAAGCTCGTCGCCATGCTGGCGCTGGGCGCCTTTGCCTTGTTCGTCGTCTTCGCAGGCCCCGCCGATCTACAAAGCTGGCTGGATGGCCCCGGACAGGCCTACCAGGCCAGCGTGATGCAGCCCGACGCCGCCCACTGGCGCACCCTGCTGCTGCTGTTCTTCGCCGCCGCGCTGCTGATGCCGCACATCTTCCACATCACCTTCGCCGAGACCCTGTCGCGCCATACCTTGCTGCAGGCGAGCTGGTCGCTGCCGTTGTTCCTGCTGCTGATGGCGATTCCCGTGCCGCTTATCCTGTGGGCCGGCCAGCGCCTGGGTACGCATGACACCATCGGCGCCGCCTACCTCGCCTTCAGTCTGTCCGAGTCGTTCTGGATCCAGGCCCTGGCCTTCCTCGCCGGCCTGGCGGCCACCAGCGGCACCATGGTGATCATCGCCATGGCGCTGTCGGGCATGGTTCTCAATCATGTCCTTCTGGTGGCCCACCCGCCCGAAGCGCAACCCAACCTCTACCGCTGGCTGCGCTGGCTGCGCCGGGCGCTGATGGCCATCGTCATCCTGGGCGGCTGGCTGTTCTACCGTACGGTCGGCGTCCATCACGACCTGACCACCCTGGCCCTCGCAGCCTTCGTCGGCATGGCCCAGTGCCTGCCGGGGCTGCTGGCACTGCTCTACTGGCCGGGCGCCAACCGCAAGGGCATGGTGTCGGGCCTGGTGGTGGGAGTATTGATCTGGCTCGTCGGACTGTGGCTGCCATTGCTCACCGGCCTGCCCACCCTGATCCTGATCCCACCGGGTCTGGAGCTGCTCGCCGGGGAGCCAGACTGGTACGTGGTAACCCTGGTATCGCTGGCACTCAACGTACTCGTCTTCATCATCGTGTCGCTCGCCACGCGCACTTCCGAAGGTGAACGCGCCGCCGCCGAGGCCTGTTCGGTGGACGCCGTGATCCGCCCCAAGCGGCTGCCGTTGATCGCCACCACCGGCGAGGAGTTCAAGCAACCCCTGGCCCAGGCCCTGGGCGAGGAGGTGGCCCAGCGCGAAGTGGAGCGTGCGCTCACCGACCTTGGCATGTCGCCGCTCGATGGGCGCCCATATGCCCTGCGCCGGCTGCGCGATCGCATCCAGGCCAACCTCTCCGGCCTGATGGGCCCCTCGGTGGCGCAGGACATCGTCGATCGCTACCTGCCCTACCGCCGCAGCGGCCAGGAGCCCACTGATGACATCCACTTCGTCGAGAGCCGGCTCGAGGCCTATCGCTCACGACTGACCGGCCTGGCTCGTGAACTCGACGGTCTGCGCCGCTACCACCGTCGCATTCTCGCCCGACTGCCGGTAGGGCTATGCGCCTTCGGCGTCGATGACGAGTTGCTAATGTGGAACGATGCCCTGGCCGATCTTTCCGGCATCGATGGCTCGAGCGTGGTAGGGGCACGCCGCGACGGCCTGCCGAGCCCCTGGAGCGAGCTATTGGGCCGCGCCTTGGCCGCACCCAGCGACCAGCTCTACAAGCAGCCGGTCGAACTCAAGGGTGGCACGCGCTACCTGACGCTGCATCGCGCCGAGCTACAGGCCGACGACGACGTGCGCGGCGGAACCGTGATCCTGATCGAGGATCACAGCGAGATGAAGTGGCTGGAGGACGAGCTGGTACATGCCGCACGACTGGCATCGATCGGT
It encodes:
- the gluQRS gene encoding tRNA glutamyl-Q(34) synthetase GluQRS, with translation MTGYRGRFAPTPSGPLHFGSLIAALASFLDARRTGGEWLLRIEDIDPPRCPAGAADTILRQLEVFGLHWDGPVLWQHDRAPAYAAALERLEALGLAYPCTCSRKQWREHSIYPGWCRKGPCAPGQPAAWRLRSDLGLRPVVWQDRLFGEQRFDPAVLGDVVLRRKDGLWAYQLAVVVDDADQGISDVVRGHDLLDNTPWQRQLQHALGLPEPRYLHLPLIVNREGQKLSKQNLAPALPLEDALVRPLLHGALVSLDQAPPVELRTAPVQEQLAWAIGHWEPCRIRPEAHRRE
- a CDS encoding ATP-binding protein, translating into MSASLTSVFVLGAGYLLLMFLCALAVERGWLSRRVTRHPAVYTLALGVYASAWAIYGSLELAADSGYGYLAYYLGVAGAFLLAPVLLVPIQRMTRTHQLSSLADLFAFRFRSRWVGTLITVISLLAVMPLLALQVQTLGDAAYLMTGTTSPSLFALALCLLIALFAMTFGTRRGKGTARHDTLLAVIALTSVVKLVAMLALGAFALFVVFAGPADLQSWLDGPGQAYQASVMQPDAAHWRTLLLLFFAAALLMPHIFHITFAETLSRHTLLQASWSLPLFLLLMAIPVPLILWAGQRLGTHDTIGAAYLAFSLSESFWIQALAFLAGLAATSGTMVIIAMALSGMVLNHVLLVAHPPEAQPNLYRWLRWLRRALMAIVILGGWLFYRTVGVHHDLTTLALAAFVGMAQCLPGLLALLYWPGANRKGMVSGLVVGVLIWLVGLWLPLLTGLPTLILIPPGLELLAGEPDWYVVTLVSLALNVLVFIIVSLATRTSEGERAAAEACSVDAVIRPKRLPLIATTGEEFKQPLAQALGEEVAQREVERALTDLGMSPLDGRPYALRRLRDRIQANLSGLMGPSVAQDIVDRYLPYRRSGQEPTDDIHFVESRLEAYRSRLTGLARELDGLRRYHRRILARLPVGLCAFGVDDELLMWNDALADLSGIDGSSVVGARRDGLPSPWSELLGRALAAPSDQLYKQPVELKGGTRYLTLHRAELQADDDVRGGTVILIEDHSEMKWLEDELVHAARLASIGQLAAGVAHEIGNPVTGISSLAQNLRYDTDDPEVLETARQIQQLTDRISRIVSSLVGFAHGGRHVKGTTLAPVSIATIADEALHLIQLARSGEDVHYHNRCSADLTVLGDAQRLQQVMINLLTNARDASEPGGLVVIDAVPEGSMLKVTVTDEGHGLDDRVREHLFEPFTTTKPPGEGTGLGLPLVYSIVAEHHGRIEIESPPPGQQRGTRICLWLPTEREDGEHTDEPDSDR